From Thiohalobacter sp.:
GGGTGAGGGGTGAGGGGGCGGGCAAGGGCGCCCGCCCCCTGCTGGTTCTGCGGATCAGCCGCGACCCTTGAGCATCTGCTCGATGATGGGGGCGAGGATGACTTCCATGGCGAAGCCCATCTTGCCGCCCGGCACCACGATGCTGTTGCGGCGCGACATGAAAGAGCCCTGCAGCATGTTCAGCAGGTAGGGGAAGTCGACATCGAACTTCTTCGGATCGCGGAAACGGATTACCACGAAGGACTCGTCCGGCGTGGGGATGTCGCGGGCGATGAAGGGGTTGGAGGTGTCGACCGTCGGCACGCGCTGGAAGTTGATGTCGGTGCGCGAGAACTGCGGCGTGATGTAGTGCACGTAGTCGTGCATGCGACGCAGGATGGTGTCGACAATGGCCTCCGCCGAATAGCCGCGTTCGGCAGCGTCGCGGTGGATCTTCTGGATCCACTCGAGGTTGACGATGGGCACCACGCCGATCAGCAGGTCGACGTACTGGGCGACATTCGCAGTCTCTGTGACCACGCCGCCGTGCAGGCCTTCATAGAACAGCAGGTCGGTGCCGGGCGGGATCTCTTCCCACGGCGTGAACTCGCCGGGCTTCTGGCCGTAGGGTGCGGCCTCTTCCTCGCTGTGCAGGTAGTAGCGGCGCTTGCAGGCACCGGTCTCGCCGTAGGCCTTGAAGGTGGCCTCCAGTTCCTCGAACAGGTTGGCCTCGGGGCCGAAGTGGCTGAAGTGGGTGTTGCCCTCTTCCTCGGCCTTCTTCATGGCTTCCTTCATGGCGGCGCGGTCGTAGCGGTGGAAGCTGTCGCCCTCGACGACCAGCGGGTTGATGCCCTCGCGGCGGAAGATGTGCTCGAACGCGCGCTTGACGGTGGTGGTGCCGGCACCGGAGGAACCGGTCACGGCGACGATCGGGTGCTTCTTGGACATGGAGCTCTCCTCGAAAAAGGCTCTGGAACGGGATCCGAGGGCCCGGCCGGCACCGCCCGCCAGGCGAAAAACATTTTATAAACAACAGGTTGTTTTCTACGCGCGCGTTCGCGCCGCGGGTTGAACCGCGTATTGAACCACCTTTGCGGTACCCGGTACAAGCCGACGGGGCTTCCCCTTGGCGCCGTCGGGCGTAGGATGGAGACACGAGCCCGCCCCCGGCGCGGCGGTGACGGGCGCGAACAAGAATGCACCGGGCGCATGGGCCGCGTTCCTGCCTAGGCGGCCGGTCCCGGTTCGGGGGAACATCGATGCAGAGGCCATCCCCGGCACGAGCCGCACTGGAGCGGCTGACGCCCTTTCGCGCATGGCTTGGCGAGCTGCGTGATCCTTCGACCTGGAAGGCCGACCTGCCGGCCGGCATCACGGTGGCGCTGGTGCTGGTGCCGCAGTCCATGGCCTATGCCCAGCTCGCCGGCCTGCCGCCGCACATCGGCCTCTACGCCTCCTTCCTGCCGGTCATCGTTGCTGCCCTGTTCGGTTCCTCGCGCCAGCTCGCCACCGGACCCGTGGCCGTGGTCTCGCTGCTCACCGCCGCCGCGCTGGGGCCCCTCGCTGCCAGCGGCAGCGAGGGCTACCTGGCCTATGCCGCCATGCTGGCGCTGATGGTGGGTGGCTTCCAGATCCTGCTCGGCGCCTTCCGGCTCGGCATCCTGGTGGACTTTCTTTCCCATCCCGTGGTGGTCGGCTTTACCAATGGTGCCGCCATCATCATCGCCACTTCCCAGCTTTCCAGGCTTTTTGGCGTCACGGTGGAGAAGGCGGACCGGCATTACGAGACGGTATGGCGGGTGCTGGTGGCTGCGGTGCAGGGCACCCATCTGCCCACCATGATGATGGGCCTGGGCGCACTGCTGCTGATGCTGCTGTTGCGACGCTGGCGGCCGCAGTGGCCCTATGTGCTGGTGGCGGTCGTTCTTTCCACTGTGATTTCCTGGTCCATCGGATTTTCCCAGGAACGGCAGATCCGCGTGGAGCAGGTGGCCGACCCCGTGGTGGCCGGCCTGTTGCGTGACGAACTGGGTTTGCGCTCGACCCTGGATACCCTGCGTGCAGAGCTGGGGCGCCTGGAAGGCGAATGGGAGACCCTGCAAGCGCTTCACGGCGCGGATGACGATCGTACCCTGGCAGCGCTGCATGCCCGGAACAGCCTTGCCGACGACATTGCAGGGCTGGAGCGAAGGCTGAACACGGGATTTGCAGAGCTGCGCTCGGTGACCCTGGTGCTCAGCGACGAGACACCACCGCGCGCCTGGCTGGCGGACGATCTCCCGCCGGGTACCGCCAGGCTGGACGAGCGCGAGTGGCGCATCGTCGGCCTCGGTGACGAGGGAATCGTCGCCCTGCACAGCGGTGGCCGGGTCGTCGGCAGCATTCCCACGGGCTTGCCCGCCTTGCGCATGCCGGCGCTCGATCCCGGCATCATGCTCGAACTGCTGGCGGCCGCCATCACCATCGCCCTGATCGGGTTCATGGAGGCCATCGCGGTCGCCCGTGCCATGGCCGCCGAGACCCGCCAGCGGCTGGATACCAACCAGGAGCTGATCGGGCAGGGTCTGGCCAATGTCGCCTCCGGCCTGTTCCAGGGCTACGCCGTTTCCGGTTCCTTCTCGCGTTCCGCGGTGAACTTCTCGGCCGGCGCCCGCACTGCCCTGTCCAGTGTGGTGACCGGGAGCATGGTTGCACTCACCCTGCTGTTCCTGACGCCGCTGCTTTACCATCTGCCGCAGGCAGTGCTGGCGGCAGTGATCATCGTGGCGGTCGTCAATCTGGTGAAGATCGAGCCCATCCGCCATGCCCTGCATGTGCAGAAACACGACGGTATCGCGGCCATCGTGACCTTCCTGCTGGTGCTGGTGCTGGCCCCGCACCTGGAAATGGCCATCATCGCCGGCGTGGTGCTGTCGCTGGGCCTGTATCTCAACCGTACCATGCACCCCCGCTTCGTGGAGCTTGCCCTGCACCCCGACGGCACGCTGCGCGATGCCGATCTGCATGGCCTCGCGCGCGATCCGCATGTCGCATTCCTGCGTTTCGACGGTTCACTGTACTTCGCCAACTCCGGCTATTTCGAAACCCGGGTGCTGGAGGTGCTGGCCGACCATCCTGAGCTGCAGGTCATCGTGCTCGACGCCGAGGGCATCAACCAGATCGATGCCACCGGCGAGCAGATGTTGCGGGAGCTGGTGGCGCGACTCGGGACGGCCGGGGTGGCGTTGATGGTCATGGCCGCCAAGCATCAACTCATGTATGCCCTCGAACACAGCGGCTTCGTCGAATTGCTCGGCAGGGACCGTTTCTGTCGCACCTGGTACGAGGCCCTGGAATACATCGAACAGCACCTCGGTGTGGCGCTGGCCGATGATTCGCCGCTGCGCCGCTGGTCGGAGCGGGCACGCATCGTCAAGGGCGAGGCTGTAGAAAACACCGGCGGCGGAGAACAATAGCCACCGTCAGGCCGCGCCCGGCACCCGTGCGCGCCAGCCCGCATAGTGCACCAGGCCGGCAGCGGGCGGCAGGCAACTTGTTGTCCTGGTGGGCAATGAACCGGGATTTTGCCCGTGGCCCGGAGTACAATGTGTGCCCGCCCGCATCCTGCTGCGGCCCTGGCGGATTTTCGCTCGGCCTCGGGGGCGCTTCACGCAAGCCGTAGCGACGGCTACGGTTTGAGCACCAGCGCTTCCCGAGCCCGGCTGCAAATCCGCCATCATCCGCAGCTCCTGGTGCACTATGCGGGCTGGTTTTTTGCCGCGAGTCCAACGCCCATGCCGTCCTTTCCGTTGCGCAGCCTGTGGCTGCTTCCGCTGCTGCTCTGGCCCGGTTTCGGGCTGGCCTCCGAATCCGCCGCCGGCACGATCGACCTGACTGCACATCCGCTTGGTTACGCCGCGCTGACCCTGTTCGGCCTGGCCTATCTGCTGGTGATGGCCGAGGAGTTCACGCACCTGCGCAAGTCCAAGCCGGTGTTGCTGGCCGCCGGCATCATCTGGGCCCTGATCGCCTGGTATTACGGGCAGCACGGCGCGCCCGAGGCGGTCGAGGCGGCCATGCGCCACAACATCCTCGAATATGCCGAGCTGTTCCTGTTCCTGCTGGTGGCGATGACCTACATCAACGCCATGGACGAGCGGCTGGTGTTCGAGACCTTGCGTTCCTGGCTGGTGCGCAAGGGCTTCGGCTTCGGTTCCCTGTTCTGGATTACCGGCGTACTGGCCTTTTTCATCTCCCCGGTGGCCGACAACCTGACCACGGCGCTGCTGATGTGTGCCGTGGTCATGGCGGTCGGGGCGGGCAATCCGCGGTTCGTGGCCCTGGCTTGCATCAACATCGTGGTCGCGGCCAATGCCGGTGGCGCCTTCAGTCCCTTCGGCGACATCACCACCCTGATGGTCTGGCAGAAGGGGGTAGTGGCGTTCTGGGACTTCTTCGCCCTGTTCGTGCCGTCGGCGGTGAATTTTCTGGTGCCCGCCTTCCTGATGTACCTGGCCATCCCCCGCGAGCGGCCCCGGGCCGGCGGGGAACGGGTGATCATGAAGCGGGGTGCGCGTCGCATCATGCTGCTGTTCCTTGCCACTATCGCTACCGCGGTGCTGTTCCACAATTTCCTCTATCTGCCGCCGGTTGCCGGCATGATGACCGGACTGGCCTATCTGCAGTTCTTCGCCTACTACCTCAAGAAGACCTGCCGCAGGGAGGGGGTCTCCTGTACCGTCGAGGCCGGCGAGGAGATCGGTTCGCCGGTGGCCTTCGACATCTTCCGCATGGTGTCTCGTGCGGAATGGGACACCCTGCTGTTCTTCTATGGCGTCGTGCTCTGTGTCGGGGGGCTGGGTTTTCTTGGTTATCTGTCCCTGGCGTCCGATGTCATGTATCACCAGTGGGGGCAGACCGAGGCCAATGTCGCGGTGGGCGTGCTCTCGGCAATTGTCGACAACATTCCCGTCATGTTCGCCGTGCTGACCATGAACCCGGACATGTCCCAGGGACAGTGGCTGCTGGTCACCCTCACCGCGGGCGTCGGCGGCAGTCTGCTGTCGATCGGTTCCGCGGCGGGGGTGGCGCTCATGGGTCAGGCGCGAGGCGTCTATACCTTCTTTTCCCACTTGAAGTGGACGCCGGCCATCGCCCTTGGCTATGCCGCCAGTATCTGGGTGCACCTGTGGATGAATGCGCGGTTGTTTGGGTGAGGAGTGAGGTGTGAGGCGTGAGGAGGGGGCAGCGGCTTATCCGCTGCCGGCACCCGGCGCCTTTTCGTACACCAGGTCCCACACGCCGTGCCCCAGCCGGCGGCCGCGACGCTCGAATTTCGTTTCCGGCCGGTCGCCCGGGCCGGGCGCGAAGCGGCCGCGGCCGGCGGTGTTGCGGAAGCCGGGTGCCGCGTCCATGGTTTCCAGCATCTGCCGGGCATAGTCCTCCCAGTCGGTGGCCATGTGGAAGCGCCCGCCGGGGCGGAGCTTGCGACCGACCAGGTCGATGAAGGCCGGCTGCAGGATGCGCCGCTTGTGATGGCGCTTCTTGGGCCAGGGATCGGGAAAGAACAGCAGCACCCAGTCCAGCGTCTCGTCCTGTATCCGTTTTTCCAGCACCTCGACGGCATCGGCGCACAGTACCCGCACGTTGCCCAGCCCCAGCCGCTCGATTTCCAGCAACAGGTGGCCGACGCCGGGGCGATGCACCTCGATGCCGAGGAAGTCCTGATCGGGTGACGCCGCCGCCATCCGTGCCAGTGACTCGCCGTTGCCGAATCCGATTTCGAGGGTACGGGGCGCGCTGCGGCCGAACAGGGCATCGAGATCCAGCGGTGCATCACCGTCGGCCAGGCCCCAGCGCGGCAACAGGGTTTCGAGCGCACGCGCCTGCGAGCGGGTCAGTCGCCCCTCGCGGCGCACGAAGGAGCGTACGCGACGGGCGCGGGCAGGTAGACTGTCACGGGTCGGATTCATCGGGTGTTCGTCGCCTGGGCGAACGCGGAGTATAGGACAAAAGGGATTCCATGCGGGGAGTGGCGAACAGCATCCGGCGGATGCGCGGGCTGGCCGGCGTGTCGCTGCTGGGCCTCCTGTTCCTTGCGGCGCCGTTGCAGGCGGCGATCCGGGTCAGTGTCGAGGGGCTCGATGGCGAGCTGCTCGCCAATGTGGAGGCCCTGCTGAGCCTCAAGGCGCCGGATCTCGACCCCGGGCTGTCGGAGGTGCGGCTGCGCCAGCTGTTCGTGCGCGGGCGGCGCGAGATCGCCCGCGCGCTGGAACCCTTCGGCTACTATCGGCCGGTGATCGATGCCGACATGGCGCGTGACGGCAACGACTGGCGCATCCGCTACCGTGTCGATCCCGGTGAGCCGGTGCGAATCGAACGACTGCGGATTCAGATTCTCGGCGAAGGCGCAGAGGACCCGAAGCTCGGGGCGCCGGTCGACAAGCCCGGGCTGGCGGAAGGCGACGTTGCCGACCACCGCCGCTACGAGGCGCTGAAGCGCCGGCTGATGAACCGCGCGCTGGACCTCGGCTACCTGGAGGCGCGCTGGCAGACCAGCGAGCTGCGGGTGGACGCCGCCGCCGGCCGTGCCGAGGTGGTGCTGGTGCTCGAGACGGGGCCGCGCTTCCTGTTCGGTCCGGTGCGCTTTCCCGACGACGTGCCGCTGGACCGCGCCATGCTGCAGCGCTATGTGCCCTTCCGCGCCGGCGAGCCCTTCTCCAACCGCGGCCTGCTGGCCCTGACCCGTGCCCTCGAGGACAGCGACTACTTTGCCTCGGTCGAGGTGCATGCCGAGCCCGAACGGGCGATCAACCGGGCGGTGCCGGTGCGGGTCGAGCTGGTGCCGCGCAAGCGCCACAAGTACACCGCCGGCATCGGCTTCGGCACCGACACCGGCGCGCGTCTGCGGCTGGGCTGGGCGCATCGCCGCATCAATCGCGCCGGCCATCGCATGGAGGCGGGGCTGCGCCTGTCGCAGATCGGCCACGAGGCCAGCCTGGCCTACAGCATTCCGCTCAAGAACCCGCGCACCGACCGGGCGGTGATCGACGCCGCCACCCGGCGCAAGGAGACGGACACCAGCACCAGCCGCATTCGCCGCCTGGGCCTCAACCGAACCCGCGTGCTCGGTGACTGGTTGCAGACCCTGGCCGTTGAGTACCACGACGAGGACTTCGAGGTCGGCGGCGAGGCCGACAGCAGCCGGCTGTTGCTGCCGCAGGCCGGCTGGTCGCGGGTGCGCGCCGCCAAACGCATCGACCCGAGGCGGGGTGAGCGCGTCGACCTGTCCGTTCGCGGCAGTTGGGCCAGCCTGCTGTCCGACGTGAGCTTCCTGCAGTTGCGCGCCAGCGGCAAGTGGGTGCGCAGTCTCGGCGAACGCACGCGCCTGCTGACCCGCCTCGATGCCGGCACCACCTGGGCCAATGACTTCGCGGCCCTGCCCGCCTCGCTGCGGTTCTTCGCCGGAGGCGACCAGAGCGTGCGCGGCTTCGGCCTGAGCACCCTGGGTCCGACCGACAGCGACGGCCAGGTGGTGGGTGGCCGCCACCTGCTGGTCGGCAGTCTGGAGCTGGAACGGCAGGTGCGGGGACCCTGGCGGGCCGCGTTGTTCGTCGATGGCGGCAACGCCTTCGACGGCCTGCGGGACGACCTTGCCCTCGGCGCCGGCGTCGGTCTGCGCTGGGTCTCGCCGGTGGGTCCGCTGCGGGTGGACCTGGCCGTGGCCGTCTCCGAGCCCGAGCGGCCGCTGCGGCTGCACATCACCCTGGGGCCCGACCTGTGAGGCAGCGCTTCGCCTGGCTGCTGCCGCTGGGCACCGTCGCGCTGCTGCTGGCCGCGCTGGTCTGGCTGCTGGCCACGTCCTCCGGCCTCGGTGCTGTGCTGCGGCTGGCGGACGCCTGGAGCCCCGGGCGGCTGGTCGCGGATGGCTTCGAGGGGCGCCTGCTGGGGCCCTTGCGGCTGGATCGGCTCGTCTGGGAGGACGGCGACAGCCGCGTCCGGGTCGAGGCCGTCGAGCTGGACTGGTCACCCTCGGCGCTGCTGCGGGGGCGGGTGCGCATCGAACGGCTGCGGCTTCAGGCCCCCCGGGTCGAACTGCCGGCACCGGCCGAGGCCGCCGGTCCGACCGGGGTGCCCGAGTTCCGCTCGCCACTGCCGGTCGATATCGAGGCGCTCGAGATCGAACGGGCCGAGGTTCGCCGGGGTGGCGAGCCGCCGTTGCGCATCGATCGCTTCACCCTGGCCGCCAGGCTGGTGGCGGACGCGCTGCGCATCCGCGGGCTGACGCTGGCCAGCGATGCCGGGCGGCTGTCGCTGCGCGGCCGGCTGGGCCTGTCGGCGCAGGCCGCGACCGATCTCGCCGCAGACCTGGCCGCGCGGGTCGGCGAACGCGACTGGGCGCTGGCGGCGCGGCTGAAGGGTGACCGCAGCGCGCTGGCGGTCGAGTCGACCCTGTCAGCGCCGGCCAAGGTGCGACTCGGCGGCACCATCGAGCAACCGCTCGCGGCCCCGCGATTCGACCTGGCCCTGGAGCTGGCGGAGACGCCGCTGTCGGCCTTCGGCGACGGCCTGCCGCCCGATCGTCTGGCCGCAGCGCTGCGCCTTGAGGGTACCTCCGACGCCCTGCGGCTGGGCGGGCGACTGGTCCCCGCGAGCGGCCCCCTGGCCGCGGGCGGGCCG
This genomic window contains:
- the trmB gene encoding tRNA (guanosine(46)-N7)-methyltransferase TrmB: MNPTRDSLPARARRVRSFVRREGRLTRSQARALETLLPRWGLADGDAPLDLDALFGRSAPRTLEIGFGNGESLARMAAASPDQDFLGIEVHRPGVGHLLLEIERLGLGNVRVLCADAVEVLEKRIQDETLDWVLLFFPDPWPKKRHHKRRILQPAFIDLVGRKLRPGGRFHMATDWEDYARQMLETMDAAPGFRNTAGRGRFAPGPGDRPETKFERRGRRLGHGVWDLVYEKAPGAGSG
- a CDS encoding SulP family inorganic anion transporter — its product is MQRPSPARAALERLTPFRAWLGELRDPSTWKADLPAGITVALVLVPQSMAYAQLAGLPPHIGLYASFLPVIVAALFGSSRQLATGPVAVVSLLTAAALGPLAASGSEGYLAYAAMLALMVGGFQILLGAFRLGILVDFLSHPVVVGFTNGAAIIIATSQLSRLFGVTVEKADRHYETVWRVLVAAVQGTHLPTMMMGLGALLLMLLLRRWRPQWPYVLVAVVLSTVISWSIGFSQERQIRVEQVADPVVAGLLRDELGLRSTLDTLRAELGRLEGEWETLQALHGADDDRTLAALHARNSLADDIAGLERRLNTGFAELRSVTLVLSDETPPRAWLADDLPPGTARLDEREWRIVGLGDEGIVALHSGGRVVGSIPTGLPALRMPALDPGIMLELLAAAITIALIGFMEAIAVARAMAAETRQRLDTNQELIGQGLANVASGLFQGYAVSGSFSRSAVNFSAGARTALSSVVTGSMVALTLLFLTPLLYHLPQAVLAAVIIVAVVNLVKIEPIRHALHVQKHDGIAAIVTFLLVLVLAPHLEMAIIAGVVLSLGLYLNRTMHPRFVELALHPDGTLRDADLHGLARDPHVAFLRFDGSLYFANSGYFETRVLEVLADHPELQVIVLDAEGINQIDATGEQMLRELVARLGTAGVALMVMAAKHQLMYALEHSGFVELLGRDRFCRTWYEALEYIEQHLGVALADDSPLRRWSERARIVKGEAVENTGGGEQ
- a CDS encoding phosphoribulokinase encodes the protein MSKKHPIVAVTGSSGAGTTTVKRAFEHIFRREGINPLVVEGDSFHRYDRAAMKEAMKKAEEEGNTHFSHFGPEANLFEELEATFKAYGETGACKRRYYLHSEEEAAPYGQKPGEFTPWEEIPPGTDLLFYEGLHGGVVTETANVAQYVDLLIGVVPIVNLEWIQKIHRDAAERGYSAEAIVDTILRRMHDYVHYITPQFSRTDINFQRVPTVDTSNPFIARDIPTPDESFVVIRFRDPKKFDVDFPYLLNMLQGSFMSRRNSIVVPGGKMGFAMEVILAPIIEQMLKGRG
- the nhaD gene encoding sodium:proton antiporter NhaD — protein: MPSFPLRSLWLLPLLLWPGFGLASESAAGTIDLTAHPLGYAALTLFGLAYLLVMAEEFTHLRKSKPVLLAAGIIWALIAWYYGQHGAPEAVEAAMRHNILEYAELFLFLLVAMTYINAMDERLVFETLRSWLVRKGFGFGSLFWITGVLAFFISPVADNLTTALLMCAVVMAVGAGNPRFVALACINIVVAANAGGAFSPFGDITTLMVWQKGVVAFWDFFALFVPSAVNFLVPAFLMYLAIPRERPRAGGERVIMKRGARRIMLLFLATIATAVLFHNFLYLPPVAGMMTGLAYLQFFAYYLKKTCRREGVSCTVEAGEEIGSPVAFDIFRMVSRAEWDTLLFFYGVVLCVGGLGFLGYLSLASDVMYHQWGQTEANVAVGVLSAIVDNIPVMFAVLTMNPDMSQGQWLLVTLTAGVGGSLLSIGSAAGVALMGQARGVYTFFSHLKWTPAIALGYAASIWVHLWMNARLFG
- a CDS encoding autotransporter assembly complex protein TamA, which translates into the protein MANSIRRMRGLAGVSLLGLLFLAAPLQAAIRVSVEGLDGELLANVEALLSLKAPDLDPGLSEVRLRQLFVRGRREIARALEPFGYYRPVIDADMARDGNDWRIRYRVDPGEPVRIERLRIQILGEGAEDPKLGAPVDKPGLAEGDVADHRRYEALKRRLMNRALDLGYLEARWQTSELRVDAAAGRAEVVLVLETGPRFLFGPVRFPDDVPLDRAMLQRYVPFRAGEPFSNRGLLALTRALEDSDYFASVEVHAEPERAINRAVPVRVELVPRKRHKYTAGIGFGTDTGARLRLGWAHRRINRAGHRMEAGLRLSQIGHEASLAYSIPLKNPRTDRAVIDAATRRKETDTSTSRIRRLGLNRTRVLGDWLQTLAVEYHDEDFEVGGEADSSRLLLPQAGWSRVRAAKRIDPRRGERVDLSVRGSWASLLSDVSFLQLRASGKWVRSLGERTRLLTRLDAGTTWANDFAALPASLRFFAGGDQSVRGFGLSTLGPTDSDGQVVGGRHLLVGSLELERQVRGPWRAALFVDGGNAFDGLRDDLALGAGVGLRWVSPVGPLRVDLAVAVSEPERPLRLHITLGPDL